One segment of Salvelinus fontinalis isolate EN_2023a chromosome 12, ASM2944872v1, whole genome shotgun sequence DNA contains the following:
- the LOC129867423 gene encoding claudin-1-like, with protein sequence MTSSAVQLPGYALALIGLVGSMIATTMVEWKRHSYTESTVTSKETYLGLWMSCTVDVTRHTMCVNYKSLFHLPAEILTTRVVMILSVMLSAVGVLVATLGMRCTRCLEEDEKQKDRVAIVGGFLFVIAGVLAISVTSWFANAIIRSFEFSDSPTSLHNRFEFGNAVLVSWGAGICTVVGGFLLGCGYLWSCPQGSRSVSSFTQPKVIPGTRPGTHYV encoded by the exons ATGACGAGCTCTGCGGTTCAACTTCCCGGTTATGCTCTTGCTTTGATCGGTCTTGTTGGCTCAATGATTGCCACCACTATGGTGGAGTGGAAAAGGCACTCTTACACAGAGAGCACGGTAACATCAAAGGAAACTTACCTGGGGTTATGGATGTCATGCACAGTCGACGTCACAAGACACACGATGTGCGTCAATTACAAGTCACTCTTTCACCTGCCAG CTGAGATTCTGACCACCCGAGTGGTGATGATCCTCAGTGTCATGTTGTCAGCCGTTGGGGTGCTGGTAGCCACGCTGGGGATGAGATGCACCCGATGCCTGGAGGAGGATGAAAAGCAGAAGGACAGAGTAGCCATTGTTGGAGGATTCCTCTTCGTCATCGCAG GTGTTCTGGCCATATCGGTAACCTCCTGGTTTGCCAACGCCATCATCCGGTCCTTTGAATTCTCAGACTCACCTACTTCCTTACATAACAG ATTTGAGTTTGGCAACGCTGTGCTGGTGAGCTGGGGTGCAGGTATCTGCACTGTGGTGGGCGGATTTCTCCTGGGCTGCGGGTATCTGTGGAGTTGTCCCCAGGGCTCACGCTCAGTCTCATCCTTCACCCAACCCAAAGTAATCCCTGGCACCCGGCCTGGCACCCACTATGTTTAA